ACAACTCACTCACACTAATTATTACTATTCATGTTTGCTAATAAATTTttagaaatatctaaaatatttattgTCGCTTCTTTGGATTATTTTGAATGTTTCCAAATTTAGATTTAGAgggacaaaaataaaaaaagttattaTGAGTTAGCCAAAATGAGTAAGTGACAAGAATTAAACTCTTGTATTCATCCTCCCTAAAGATAATATAAGTTGGAACTTATTTGAAGACTTGATAAGAACAATAAATTGAAACTTGAAATGgcataaatatatttaattttttaatatatttatgagaATATTAGATTAAGTTAGGTATTTAAATACTCTTTTAACTAATGTTACCATCATCAACCTTGTTTGATGGGAGTTTAATTTTTTATGAATGTTAATAAGagggataataaaaaaattaatatgttattttcaaaaattgaaagaatAAATATGTGAATTCCCCTTTTATTTAAGATAAaaactacactgttcagctgaaaaaaaattgaacaacttttattttttatttttatcatttaagaAGATAGTTGAAACTAACTATTTTTCCTTGGAAATTGGCTTAACAACTAAACATTTTAATGTTTTAGCCAATATGATTTTTGagttatatcttttttttattaatgtcGAATAGTCTGATGCTAATCGATCTAATTAATAattgatttaaataaattttttgacTAATTTAACTGATAAAAACTTGGATAGATCATTATTGCAAAATGCTGAGCTCCACTCACATCTTATATACTTAccctttataaaaataataataacaataaaattgATTAAAATTTTGGTGTTTAAgactataatattattaataacaAAACAACCAACCTAATAGAAACAAGATGAACATACAGGTTAATAACTTATAATAATTAGGTAATGATGTTTTATTCTTCTAAAGCACATATATGAGTGTTTATCATTATAATTAAGAGTGTCGTATGAGGATTAACAATAAATATGTGAGAAGTTGAAGATTGGGGCAGAAATTTTAGTAGCTAAAAATTACACAAATTCTGTGCAAGATTCAGACACCaaagttcattaaaaaaaaaagattcatagtattaattaattaattaaaacaccttttaatttttatgttattattaatcACTAACAATATCCTAAGCTTAGCACTAATTGATTGGAATTTTGGACTTGAAGACTATATTATTATAGATAACAAAACAATATGTACTTGTAATTTAATAACTGATTTGTTCTTCTAAAGAATTAAGACAAGAGTATTTATCATTGCAATTAAGAGTGTAGTAGCACAATTAACAATATAAATGTgagaaattgaatattttatgcaTTTCATATGGGCTAGAGATTTTATTGTCTGAAAATAACACAAATATTAAGCAAGATTCAGATCTCAAAGTCCACTCAAAAATAAGATTAACAATATCCATCAATTAAAAACGCACATTGATGTTTATGTTCTTATTAATCAATAACAAGGTCCTAAGTTTAGCACTATTATATGGCATGATCCTTTCAAGTTGTCCCATCTTTCTTGTCCAAGTCATTCTGTACAATGACTAAATCAATGATGATGTCATTGAAGAAAGATATCTTAGACAACTATTCTTATCTCCAAACCTACAATTAAAGTTCCAATAAAGAGGGTTAACCATTCTTTTTTGTTTATCCACAGGTTTAACCATTCCTCCTAGGAGAAGAATCCATGGTAATTGATCAAAATTGATCTTGGAAAACTAACCTAATGATGGGATGGCTTTGGCCTATTATAATTCTTGCCTATATATTCCCAACTCTTGAGCAGGTTGATGATGACTGACAACACTAGCAACTCATTTTCTATTTTGACTAGTGGTTCTCAGTTTGACCTACATGCATTCCAGCTAATCAAAAGTTTAAATTATTCTTAAAAATAGCTatctatttttcttgaaaattctagcAATAGTAAGAACCAAAGAATATTTTTGAAATACTCAAATGATAGTTCTTGTCCTTAAGCTGAAATCAAAACCATTTAACTTAAAAATAGGAATACTCAAATGATGGAGTTCATTCATTCATATACTACTCAAAGTCCATCCTATAAACTATTTAGGATTCACCTAATATAGGTGGTGAGGACATATTCCATATATTCATAAGTTAATGGTAGTGAAATACATGaattttacatatacatatatatatatatatatatatatatatatatatatatatatatatatatatatatattatgctatatgcaaaatttgaaaatgatagaTATGAAGAACAGCCCCATTAGACTTGTGAGTACTTAGACATGAAGGAACTCAACCTTATCTGTCATCCTTATCTGCTGTGTCGCATGACGAGCAAGCCATTTAGACCTGCTTAATGGTCGGCCTTTCTATTTTCTAAAATCTCATATTGCTCTGATCAACGCTTTCCCGTCAACTGCTAAGGCAAGAAAACGAAACATACCTTAGAAAAGTACTCCGCTTCGGCAGAGTGCTTGACGAGCAACATGAGTTTCCGCAAAAGTCGTTGAGGCATATCATCATACACCTTTCGTTCTCGTTCCATCTGTTAGATCGGTGTGGCCGCTTAACTTGTGGAGGCCACATGCCTTGAAACAGACCGCTACCATGAAGGCGGAAAGCAATGACGAGAGACGTGCCCGACGGACTAACGATGACTCTGTGGATTTCTTTTCCTTGTCTTTTAAGCCCTTTTTCTTTTACCGATTCAAACACTAAAAATGTCGTTCAAATTTGTATTGATTTAAGAATAAAtaactctttctttttcttcagagTAATGCAATCAATATCCAATATTTATTGCATcagtatatattaaaattaaatcatATGAAAGGATAAATAAACTTGCTTTAATTAATGATAACTCAACTGTCTTTTCTCTCTTAATAACTAATTTAGCCAGTTAATTGAAATCTAATAATTAGAAAAATAACAATAATTAGTTGATTTAAGTCACCTTCTCGGAAACAGGAGAGAAAAAGagccaataaataaataaaataaaatagaaagggATATTTTGTAAAGATTCTTCAATCCAATCCACCAAATCCCGTACGCACCAAGTCGGCCATGAGGCCTCCACGCGCCACCTTCCTCGATCACAGCCGTCTatttcctccctccctcccctaTAACAACATCAGCCCTCCAtcgtcctcctcgtcctcctctcaGCCACATCCTTCACTGCTTCTCCGCCTTCTCACTACCAACCATGCTTCTCAAGGCCCCTCCTCGGCTCGCCCTTCTCTCCCCCTCTTCCTCCGATCCCGCGCCGTCGCCCGGAAACCCCTCTCTTCGCTCCTACTTGAAGCTTCCGAATTGGAGGGCTCGGGGCGGGCCCGTCTTCGCCGCTGCCGGTGGGAACCATGCCATCACCGGCGTCATCTTCGAGCCCTTTGAGGAGCTCAAGAGCAACCAGGTGTCGCTCGTGCCCGTCTCCCCCGACCAGTCCCTCGCCCGCCAGAAGTATGCCGACGACTGCGAGGCCACCATCAACCTCCAGATCAAGTATCTTGTTTCTCCAATCCATGGATTCTtcgttctttttcttttccttgtcaAGAAAAATTAGTTTCTTGTGGTATTCTGAGATCTTGTACCAAAATATTTGATTTTGTTGAATATATTCTTCCTTCTGAgagaaaacaaaatgattttttgtTGAAGATACCATTATTCTCTTCTGATTTGTTTTGTCTTATTTTCTTAAAGGAGAGAGATTGGTTGGCTCTGTTTTTATATTCTGAAATCTAGTAACAAAAAGATATGATTTTGTTCTTTGTTGGATGTTTTCTTAATTTGTATCTATAAAATCTTTTGTATTGTTAGGAAAGAGATTAATTTATATCGAACTCTTAGCGTTTCCCCTTAGGTTTAAGCCAGTTAAACCTTGACACGTGTAAATGAACCCAAGTGTATCCATGCAAGCTAATTTGAGAGAAGGATACTGTATAAATATTTTGAGCTGGGTGACTGGTAATCCCAAAAGCTTATAGGAAAAGACTCAAATCTATTATTAAATTCATAATCTTTGCATAGCAGTTCCTAGTTACTATGACTATGAGGTTTTGATGAACAAATTTCTTATGACTTTGCTAAGATGAGGTTTTTTCAAAAAACATGTTGTATTTTCTTAGCTCTTGTGAGAAAACAGATGGAACCTTCTTAAACGTATTGATTTAGGTATTTGAATTCTGGAATCCTGTAGCAAAAATATCTaatgtttttcttattttattgacaatcttttattattattattattttatttttgtgcaGTTATTTCTAAGCAAAATGTCTTGACTtggttttttacttatatatttgTTCTTCAGAAAATTTGTGATCTTTGTACTAGCTGCAACAATTCTAAGATTTTTCTTGTTGATCCGCGGTGCTTTTATTTCAGTGTGGAATACAATGTGTCATATGTATACCATGCCTTGTTTGCTTACTTTGATCGGGACAACGTTGCGCTAAAAGGCCTAGCCAAGTAAGTCTTTGGGAAATCTGAGTCTGTGCTTGTATTCATCTCTTTTTATTGTTGATAAGAGCAAATCTGTTCTGTTGCCATATATTCAGATTCTTCAAGGAATCCAGCCAGGAGGAAAGGGACCATGCTGAGAAGCTGATGAAGTACCAGGTGTGAACCAAACTTCTCCTCTCAattcttttttcttccttttctattGTGGTATTCAGATATAGAGTTGGCCCAAGTGTTCCTTTTTGTTTTATGATATTTGAGGCtggatttttccttttcttttgcggtattcagaacaaaaggggaGGAAGAGTGAAGCTTCTGCCAATAGTTATGCCCTTGACCGAGTTTGATCATCCTGAGAAAGGTGACGCGTTGTATGGTAAGGACTAATATGTGGGTATGTTGTTAATATTAGCTTGTTCAAGATGTGTCTACAAATACCAAGTAATGTGGACCGATCTAAAGCCTTTTTTTTGTTAATTAATCCATATAAACTTTGACATGCTTATTGATATCAACAATTgcattaatttgaaattttttcGTGTACTTAAGTGTACTGCATATTTCAAACTGCCATAGAGAAGTGGAAGCACAAGATAACATCAAAACTGCCATAGAGAAGTGGAAGCACATGCTTGCACCGATACACATTTTATTTCTGAAAATAACCGTGATAATTTCCGCAAATTTCTATATTTGACATGTATCACACATTTATTGGAATTGTAAGGGATTTGAGGTTGATTCTTGTTCTTTGGATTGAAGGAGCTAATAGCTCCAGTCACTTATGTTAGTTGTTTCATTATTTTATACTTCCAATCATGTTCCATGAGTCTGACAGGTTTGTGGTATCTGTTTCAGCAATGGAATTGGCTTTGTCTCTTGAGAAGCTGACAAATGAGAAGCTACTAAATCTACACTGTGTAAGTGATTCTGTGTTGAACGCATTGATTAATTGTCCAACACTTCATTTTAGGTTCTGGCCCTCATCAGCTTTTGAATTGTGGATGAACAGGTAGCTCAAAAACACAATGATGCCCAGATGGCAGACTTCATCGAGAGCGAGTTTCTTGGAGAGCAGGTGAAGCCTATTCCATAATTCTGGTTCTTGCTTTGAATTATTCTGTAGTCATCAGAATTTAGTGCTCAACCTATATTTCATTAGAAGATTTGAATATGCATAGTTTTTGGCTTATTGAGTGATCTCGTCTATCCATAGATAGCTGATCTACGATAGTTTTCTATGACAAGATTATATATGGATGAGATAGTATTGATGCAGTTTATGTAACACTGGTTTCGTGATAAGGTAGAGTAGTAGTATATCTGGTAGTCTTCGTCAATGAGAGCTATGGATCTTACAGTGCACAATGTTCATTTACttatttaataagttttatatcatttaataCATCGAAATAAGGTCTTCATTATAATTGCATTGGGTCACTTCAATTTTCAGGTTGAGGCAATTAAAAAGATATCTGAATACATTTCTCAGTTGCGAAGAGTGGGAAAAGGACATGGTAAGGCTTTATCTAATGACACCTGCATTGCATTCCTTTGTATCGATATCTGTATATCCGAATCACTTATGTTTCTTTGAATTATCTTTCAGGAGTTTGGCATTTCGATCAGATGCTTCTCCATGAAGGAGATGCTGCATGAGCTTTGCAAAGAACATTGTAGTTACTCGTAGTTGTGTCCTGTCCATGAACAGCAGGGTTGTTTCTCCATGACCTTCTCTGTTGTAATGTGAATAAAGACTCGGGAGAAACAAAAGACTGCATCAATGTACTTTGCTTCAATAAATGTCTTAATATACAGTATCTGGATTGGTTGAATAAGAAGCAGATCAAAATTTTGCTTCGAGTTACATCAACATTGATGATTCCAGCTCCACTTCTTAAACCTGACAGGTTATCATAACTTAGAACAGCCTGGTGAGACACATTAAATTGCATGAAGCAAATTGCATCCCATGATCTGTGATTATTATGAGGGCTTATTGCTGCCATGTTGTCTGGCTGGATGCATAAAAAGTTATGTTTGCTAACCACATTCACAGACACATATGCATATGGGTCAATTAACCAATATGCTTAATTTACTTGGTCAATAAAGCCAAGTGATTCTTGATAGAAACAATTACTTAGCCACCCAACACCAACCATAAGAGACATAGGTAGCACTTAGAATATATTCATGCGTGTAATCTATATATTGGAAAAGTCAAATGATGTATTTAAAGTTTGATCCACAACAACAAGACTAGCTTAAACTTTATGTTAGATTATTATTTATAACTCTAAACTAAGTCAATTGATGTCtttgagattattattattaactccTCTTAACTATTTACAATCatactttaaatttttttaatgtttggtgattatctttttataaatggacataaatatttgtttctttttcctcctcatcctcttttttttcttcttcaaagGACAATGTCCAAGTGGTCGTGAGCGGGGTTAAATAACATCGAGCGACATAGGAGTATAGGCTAGGGGGTGATGATCAATGGTAAGAATTGTAGGCTGGGAGATGATAGGACGCATAAGTTGAGGGAGCATCGATAATGACAAGATGCATAGGCTACTATAGCAAaagttatgaaaaaaaaaataataaaatcaaaattaataagatcgtaaataataatatattattttattaattttttaagagattataaATGAATAGTAAGAAGATtgttaatagtaaaaaaaaactaaataataAACTCTTGGAGAACAATCTTAATATACCCACCATTTGTTTTCAAGAATTATCCCTATTAAATTTGAATTTGAACCACCCTAGAGGAGGTTTCTTCCATCTAATCTCAAttccacatatatctctttaatacctttatattgataattttttacaGTTGAAAAAAACTTATAGAAATAACATCTTCATCATAGAAATAATGCAACCTACACATGAGAGAGGGAGGAGTCCATGCACTCCAACCCCCAATGAATCCATTCACCTTCAGCAGCCTCAAGTCGTCACTGTCAGCCTTTACTGTTGGGTAAAAAACCTcaacaataaaaattaaatataatttaatgaataaaatataaaaaagaattttATGCCATTTCTGCACTCCGGCACGCACGTACAAAGGTGGCCATGGCGGTGGTGGCGCTCCGGAGCTGCCTTCCGTGGGGGCCGACTACAGGCGGCGGCCCCACCGCTGAAGGTGTCCAATCCGGGGTTCAGATTTCCCTGTCGGAGACCGAGTCGACACCGAGTCAAAGGGCGTGGGATCGGGGCCCCAACAAGTCCGCGTGACCTCAATCTCCGGAATCGCTGCCTATCTTCACGACCGCGGCCTCTCCGCCTCCACCCACTCCCCTGGCGGTGGCTGTACGAGCTGCCCGTTGATGCAGCCTGCTCCAACGTTCACAGTACGTACTACCCCCCCTGCAAGAACACAGGATAACTGTAAAGCTCCTTTCCAAAGTATTTCCACTGCAGCACACA
The window above is part of the Musa acuminata AAA Group cultivar baxijiao chromosome BXJ2-6, Cavendish_Baxijiao_AAA, whole genome shotgun sequence genome. Proteins encoded here:
- the LOC135614070 gene encoding ferritin-3, chloroplastic-like codes for the protein MLLKAPPRLALLSPSSSDPAPSPGNPSLRSYLKLPNWRARGGPVFAAAGGNHAITGVIFEPFEELKSNQVSLVPVSPDQSLARQKYADDCEATINLQINVEYNVSYVYHALFAYFDRDNVALKGLAKFFKESSQEERDHAEKLMKYQNKRGGRVKLLPIVMPLTEFDHPEKGDALYAMELALSLEKLTNEKLLNLHCVAQKHNDAQMADFIESEFLGEQVEAIKKISEYISQLRRVGKGHGVWHFDQMLLHEGDAA